One stretch of Deinococcus aerophilus DNA includes these proteins:
- a CDS encoding acetyl ornithine aminotransferase family protein: MTTLSRPRQPELKTALPGPKTQAIMARDAQHLSTSYMRPYPFVPDHGEGVWLSDPDGNTMLDFFAGIAVSTTGHAHPHVVGAVQDQVTKFTHVCLTDYPQEITTSLAERLVKHVERPGEKWRVFFGNSGAEAVEAAVKLARNHTGRTHIISTMGSFHGRTYGAITLTGSKTKYKRGFGPLLPAVSHVPYPNPFRPPLGSTPEACGQAVLNHIRELFVGVIPADEVAAIIVEPMQGEGGYIVPPADFLPGLRALCDEHGIMLIYDEVQAGMGRTGKMFSFQHSAIYGEVQPDMITVAKGIASGMPISALLAKESVMTWPVGSHGSTYGGNPVAAAAAHATLDLIEGVVKHPGCGESLMQNAADVGGYILGELRAMQTEFPFLGDVRGEGLFIGLEFVKPDGSPDGKLRDRASTAMFERGLLNLDCGEAVIRVSPPLILTREEAATGLEIMRAALRGLK, from the coding sequence ATGACCACCCTTTCCAGACCCCGTCAGCCCGAACTCAAGACCGCCCTCCCCGGTCCCAAAACACAGGCCATCATGGCGCGTGACGCCCAGCATCTGTCCACCTCCTACATGCGCCCGTACCCCTTTGTGCCGGACCACGGCGAGGGCGTGTGGCTCAGCGACCCGGACGGCAACACCATGCTGGACTTCTTCGCGGGCATCGCCGTGTCCACCACCGGCCACGCCCACCCGCATGTGGTGGGGGCGGTGCAGGACCAGGTCACGAAGTTCACCCACGTCTGCCTGACCGACTACCCGCAGGAGATCACCACCAGCCTCGCCGAGCGCCTCGTCAAGCACGTGGAGCGTCCCGGCGAAAAATGGCGCGTGTTCTTCGGCAACTCCGGCGCGGAGGCGGTGGAGGCCGCCGTCAAGCTGGCGCGCAACCACACCGGGCGCACGCACATCATCTCCACGATGGGCAGCTTTCACGGACGCACCTACGGCGCGATCACGCTGACCGGCTCCAAGACCAAGTACAAGCGCGGCTTCGGGCCGCTGCTGCCCGCCGTGTCGCACGTGCCGTACCCCAACCCCTTCCGCCCGCCGCTGGGGTCCACCCCCGAGGCCTGCGGACAGGCGGTCCTGAACCACATCCGTGAACTGTTCGTGGGCGTGATTCCCGCCGACGAGGTCGCCGCGATCATCGTGGAGCCCATGCAGGGCGAGGGCGGATACATCGTGCCGCCCGCCGACTTCCTGCCGGGGCTGCGGGCGCTGTGCGACGAGCACGGCATCATGCTGATCTACGACGAGGTTCAGGCCGGCATGGGCCGCACCGGCAAGATGTTCTCGTTCCAGCACTCCGCCATCTACGGCGAGGTCCAGCCCGACATGATCACGGTGGCCAAGGGCATCGCCTCGGGCATGCCCATCTCGGCGCTGCTGGCGAAGGAATCGGTCATGACGTGGCCGGTCGGCTCGCACGGCTCCACCTACGGCGGCAATCCGGTGGCGGCGGCGGCGGCCCACGCCACGCTGGACCTGATCGAGGGCGTGGTCAAGCACCCCGGCTGCGGCGAGAGCCTGATGCAGAACGCCGCCGATGTGGGCGGGTACATCCTGGGTGAGCTGAGGGCCATGCAGACCGAATTTCCTTTCCTGGGTGACGTGCGCGGCGAGGGGTTGTTCATCGGTCTGGAATTCGTGAAGCCCGACGGCAGCCCCGACGGCAAGCTGCGCGACCGGGCCAGCACCGCGATGTTCGAGCGCGGCCTGCTCAATCTGGACTGCGGCGAGGCCGTGATCCGGGTCAGCCCCCCGCTGATCCTGACGCGGGAGGAAGCGGCGACCGGACTGGAGATCATGCGCGCGGCGCTGAGGGGCCTGAAATAA